One region of Nycticebus coucang isolate mNycCou1 chromosome 10, mNycCou1.pri, whole genome shotgun sequence genomic DNA includes:
- the LOC128596614 gene encoding histo-blood group ABO system transferase-like, giving the protein MPVRELDHLQAVNVARMVYPQPELLLASKIDVLVVTPWLAPIVWEGTFNIDILDEQFWLENATIGLTVFALEEYMHFLKLFLETAEAHFMVGHRLKYYIFTNQPDHVPLIKPREGRQMVILEAQSYACHMEVISNFSQQRFLREVDYLVCSDVDVKFNDHVGVEILSSLFGTLHPGYLGLQRESFAYERRPQSQAYIPEDEGDFYYTGALFGGSVLEVYRLAKACHQAMMIDQANDIKARWHDESYLNKYLLHRKPTKVLSPEYMWDKQLLTLLVDEERMIEDLWMLRITKQLATNDGYVQEELEEELWTHEADSSKALQLSSAWQDVTDDGHVTHVTTESVGAGVRWNQSKPVYLSETVSSSVK; this is encoded by the exons ATGCCTGTGAGAGAACTTGACCACCTACAAGCTGTGAACGTGGCGAGGATGGTGTATCCCCAGCCGGAGCTGCTCCTGGCCTCTAAGATAGATGTCCTTGTTGTCACCCCTTGGTTGGCTCCCATTGTGTGGGAGGGAACCTTCAACATCGACATACTCGATGAGCAGTTCTGGCTTGAGAATGCCACCATTGGATTAACTGTGTTTGCCCTTGAAGAGTATATGCATTTCCTGAAACTGTTCCTAGAGACCGCAGAGGCACACTTCATGGTGGGGCACAGGCTGAAGTACTACATCTTCACGAACCAACCGGATCACGTGCCACTCATTAAGCCCCGTGAGGGAAGGCAGATGGTCATCCTTGAGGCCCAGAGCTATGCCTGCCACATGGAAGTGATCAGCAACTTTTCCCAGCAGCGCTTCCTCAGGGAGGTGGATTACCTGGTGTGCTCAGATGTGGATGTGAAGTTCAATGACCACGTGGGTGTGGAGATCCTCTCGTCCCTCTTTGGGACCCTCCATCCTGGCTACCTCGGGTTGCAGCGGGAAAGCTTTGCATATGAACGCCGGCCTCAGTCACAGGCCTACATTCCTGAGGACGAGGGGGACTTTTACTACACGGGAGCCTTATTTGGGGGGTCAGTGCTAGAGGTTTACAGGCTGGCCAAGGCCTGTCACCAGGCGATGATGATTGACCAAGCCAATGACATCAAGGCCAGGTGGCATGACGAGAGTTACTTGAACAAGTACCTGCTTCACCGCAAACCCACCAAGGTCCTCTCTCCTGAGTACATGTGGGATAAGCAGCTGCTGACCTTGCTTGTGGATGAGGAGAGAATGATTGAGGATCTGTGGATGCTCCGAATCACCAAGCAACTGGCAACAAATGATGGGTATGTCCAGGAAGAGCTTGAAGAAGAGCTATG GACGCATGAG GCTGATTCTAGCAAAGCACTGCAGCTCAGCTCTGCCTGGCAGGACGTCACGGATGATGGACACGTGACACACGTGACCACTGAGAGTGTGGGGGCTGGAGTCAGGTGGAACCAGAGCAAGCCAGTTTATCTTTCTGAGACTGTTTCCTCGTCCGTGAAATGA
- the LOC128596613 gene encoding histo-blood group ABO system transferase-like yields MHLLEEGGMDGLKCASPTHRQLKKLPRTVYPQPDMLKPSRQDVLLMTPWLTFNTDLLNEQFRLQNATIGLAVFALKKYTFFLRVFLETEEKYFMVGHRVNYYIFTDQSDYVPRIPLREGRQMVILKVQSHASLQDISMTRMEVISNFSQQRFLREVDHLVCSDVDVKFSDHVGVEILSSLFGTLHPGYLKYWRDSFAYECRPQSQAYIPEDKGDFYYSGALFGGSVLEVYRLTKACHQEMMIDQANDIEAKWHDESHLNKYLLHHKPTKVLSPEYRWDKEQLQGLSYQQKMGLPTNIK; encoded by the exons ATGCATCTGCTGGAAGAGGGAGGCATGGACGGTCTCAAATGCGCTTCTCCCACCCACAGG CAACTCAAAAAATTACCAAGGACAGTGTATCCCCAGCCAGACATGCTAAAGCCCTCCAGACAAGATGTCCTCCTTATGACCCCTTGGCTGACCTTCAACACTGACTTACTCAATGAGCAGTTCCGGCTCCAGAATGCCACCATCGGGTTGGCGGTGTTTGCCCTgaagaaatacacatttttcctGAGGGTATTCCTGGAGACTGAAGAGAAGTACTTCATGGTGGGACACAGGGTGAACTATTACATCTTCACTGACCAATCTGACTATGTTCCTCGCATCCCGCTCCGTGAAGGAAGGCAGATGGTCATCCTCAAGGTCCAGAGTCATGCCTCCTTGCAGGACATCTCCATGACGCGCATGGAAGTGATCAGCAACTTTTCCCAGCAGCGCTTCCTCAGGGAGGTGGATCACCTGGTGTGCTCAGATGTGGACGTGAAGTTCAGTGACCACGTGGGTGTGGAGATCCTCTCGTCCCTCTTTGGGACCCTCCATCCTGGCTACCTCAAGTATTGGCGGGACAGTTTTGCATATGAATGTCGACCTCAGTCACAGGCCTACATTCCTGAGGACAAGGGGGACTTTTACTACTCGGGAGCCTTATTTGGGGGGTCAGTGCTGGAGGTTTACAGGCTGACCAAGGCCTGTCACCAGGAGATGATGATTGACCAAGCCAATGACATCGAGGCCAAGTGGCATGACGAGAGCCATTTGAACAAGTACCTGCTTCACCACAAACCCACTAAGGTCCTCTCTCCTGAGTACAGATGGGATAAGGAGCAGCTGCAGGGACTGTCCTATCAGCAGAAGATGGGCTTGCCCACCAACATAAAGTGA